Genomic segment of Paraburkholderia agricolaris:
ACCTGCCAGGAAGTTGCCGAGGGCAAACCGTTCGCCGGCATCAAAGGTCTGAGCTATCGCGCGGCAGACGGTTCGATCGAGCACAACGAAGCGCGCCCGATCCTCGAGAACATGGACGAACTGCCGTTCGTGGCGCCCGTGTACAAGCGCGATCTGAAGATCGACAACTATTTCATCGGCTATCTGAAGCACCCGTACGTATCGATCTACACGGGCCGCGGCTGCCGTTCGAAATGCACGTTCTGCCTGTGGCCGCAAACGGTGGGCGGACATCGCTACCGCACGCGTTCGACCGAGAACGTGCTCGAAGAAGTGAAGTGGATTCGCGACAACATGCCTGAAGTCAAGGAGATCATGTTCGACGACGATACCTTCACCGACTTCAAGCCGCGCGTCGAGGAAATCGCTCGCGGTCTCGGCAAACTGGGCGTGACGTGGTCGTGCAACGCGAAGGCGAACGTGCCGTACGCAACGCTGAAGATCATGAAGGAAAATGGCCTGCGCCTGCTGCTGGTGGGCTACGAATCGGGCGACGACCAGATCCTGCTGAACATCAAGAAGGGGCTGCGTACCGACATCGCGCGCCGCTTCAGCGAAGATTGCCGCAAGCTCGGCATCAAGATTCACGGCACCTTCATTCTTGGTTTGCCCGGCGAGACGCAGGACACGATCCAGAAGACCATCGAGTATGCGAAGGAAATCAATCCGCATACGATCCAGGTGTCGCTCGCAGCGCCTTATCCCGGCACGACGCTCTACAACCAGGCGGTCGAGAACGGCTGGCTGGAAGAGAACAAGGTCATCAACCTCGTCAGCAAGTCAGGGGTGCAGCTTGCGGCGATCGGCTACCCGCATCTGTCGCGCGACGAGATCTATCACCAGCTCGAGAATTTCTACAAGCGCTTCTATTTCCGGCCGTCGAAGATCTGGGAAATTCTGCGTGAGATGCTCACGAGCTGGGACATGATGAAACGGCGTCTGCGTGAAGGCGTCGAATTCTTCCGCTTCCTGCGCGCCCACCAAGCGTGAGCGCCTTGCATCTGCTCGCCGTCACGCTTGCCTATGCGTGTGCGGCGAGTGCGGTTTTCGGCATCGCCTACACGGTGCTGGCGGGCGCCCTGATCGGCCGGTTTTTCGCGCGAGCGGTATCCGAGCCGAGCAGTTTTCCGCCAGTCACCGTCGTCAAACCATTGCACGGCAACGAGTGGGCGTTGCTCGACAACCTGTCGGGCTTCTGCCAGCAGGACTATCCGGGCCCTGTGCAATTCCTGTTCGGTGTGCACGATTCAGCCGACCCCGCTTTGCAAACCGTCGACGTTCTGCGGCGGCTGTATCCGCAAGCGGACATCACCGTGGTTGCGGATGCGCGCCTCTACGGTCCGAATCGTAAGATCAGCAACATCCTCAATATGCTGCCGCAGGCCCGGCACGACGTGCTGGTGTTTGCTGACAGCGACGTGGGGGTTGGGCCGGATTATTTACGCAATGTGATCGGCGAATTGCAGAAGCCCGACGTCGGTCTCGTCACCTGTGTGTATCGCGGTGCGCCCGATCCCGGCTTCTGGCCGCGCATGTCGGCCAAGGCCACCAACTACCAATTCCTGCCTGGCGTGGTCACAGGGCTCGCACTCGGTCTCGCGCGCCCATGCTTTGGGCAGACCATCGCCATGCGCCGCGACACCCTCGAAAAAATCGGCGGCTTCACCCCGTTCGTGAAGCATCTGGCCGAAGACCATGCAATCGGCGAAGCCGTGCGCATGATCGGCGAGAAAGTGGTGATCCCGCCGTTCACGATCTCGCATGCCTGCGTGGAATCGAGCGCGACACAACTGATCGCGCACGAACTACGCTGGAGCCGGACGATTCGCAGCATCGATCCGCTTGGCCATCTCGGCTCGGCGCTGATTCATCCGCTCGCTTTCGCGCTGCTCGCGATTGCCTTCTCGGGCGGTGCGGTGTGGTCGTGGCCGCTCGCGCTGCTTGCCGTATGTGCGCGGCTCGCGCTGAAACTGCTGGCTGATCGCGCGTTGCAGCAGGCGCGTCGCGACCTGTGGCTGTTGCCGTTATGGGATATCGTATCGTTTTGCATTTTTGTGGCGAGCTTCTGGTCCTCGCACGTGATCTGGCGTGGTTTCAGTTTCAAGGTGGATGGCGACGGCCTGTTGTCGGCCGTGCAGGACGGATTGACGGATGAGCAGCAGGCTGGATAAGCAATGACGCGTGGATATCTGGAAGAGGGCGGCGAAGATCATGTGGCGTGCCTGAAGCGCGCGCCAGGAGTTGCCGCGCGATGATGAAGCATCTCGGGCGCATCGCCGCGCTTGCCGGCCTGCTGGTGTCACTGTGGCTGGTCTGGCAGGACAACCCCGGTGCGGTGTTCTCCGCCTTGCGCGCGGCGGGCGTGGGCCTCCTGCTGGCGGCGATCGCGCACGTGCTGCCGATGATCGCCAATGCCTGCGACTGGCGCTCGCTGATTCGCGGCGCGAACCGGCCGGGTTTCGCCAATATGCTGCATCTGGTGTGGGTGCGCGAATCCGTGAATAGCATGTTGCCGGTGGCGCGGATCGGCGGCGAAGTGGTGTCGTTCCGC
This window contains:
- the hpnJ gene encoding hopanoid biosynthesis associated radical SAM protein HpnJ, translating into MKTLFLQAPSYDGFDGGAGSRYQAKREVRSFWYPTWLAQPAALVPDSRVLDAPADGLSVEASLDIAQQYDLVVIHTSTPSFPTDALFAEDLKKRKPSVLIGMVGAKVAVDPHNSLTASEAIDFVCREEFDFTCQEVAEGKPFAGIKGLSYRAADGSIEHNEARPILENMDELPFVAPVYKRDLKIDNYFIGYLKHPYVSIYTGRGCRSKCTFCLWPQTVGGHRYRTRSTENVLEEVKWIRDNMPEVKEIMFDDDTFTDFKPRVEEIARGLGKLGVTWSCNAKANVPYATLKIMKENGLRLLLVGYESGDDQILLNIKKGLRTDIARRFSEDCRKLGIKIHGTFILGLPGETQDTIQKTIEYAKEINPHTIQVSLAAPYPGTTLYNQAVENGWLEENKVINLVSKSGVQLAAIGYPHLSRDEIYHQLENFYKRFYFRPSKIWEILREMLTSWDMMKRRLREGVEFFRFLRAHQA
- the hpnI gene encoding bacteriohopanetetrol glucosamine biosynthesis glycosyltransferase HpnI codes for the protein MSALHLLAVTLAYACAASAVFGIAYTVLAGALIGRFFARAVSEPSSFPPVTVVKPLHGNEWALLDNLSGFCQQDYPGPVQFLFGVHDSADPALQTVDVLRRLYPQADITVVADARLYGPNRKISNILNMLPQARHDVLVFADSDVGVGPDYLRNVIGELQKPDVGLVTCVYRGAPDPGFWPRMSAKATNYQFLPGVVTGLALGLARPCFGQTIAMRRDTLEKIGGFTPFVKHLAEDHAIGEAVRMIGEKVVIPPFTISHACVESSATQLIAHELRWSRTIRSIDPLGHLGSALIHPLAFALLAIAFSGGAVWSWPLALLAVCARLALKLLADRALQQARRDLWLLPLWDIVSFCIFVASFWSSHVIWRGFSFKVDGDGLLSAVQDGLTDEQQAG